Proteins found in one Pyrus communis chromosome 15, drPyrComm1.1, whole genome shotgun sequence genomic segment:
- the LOC137718413 gene encoding probable carbohydrate esterase At4g34215 isoform X2, whose amino-acid sequence MLLFMLVLSLVAQACSASPTTQQPNKKADQHLKSIFILAGQSNMAGRGGVVNDTTTGIATWDGVVPPECRPNPSVFRLNVNLTWVKASEPLHADIDVEKTNGIGPGMAFAKAVLANHSSTVGQIGLVPCAIGGTNITEWRRGSFLYNQMIRRAKASLQNGGSIRALLWYQGESDTASREDALSYKNRLETFFGDVRLDLQSPDLPIIQVALASGYEATLIEIVREAQLGVDLLNVRTVDAKGLPLEPDGVHLTAPAQVELGKMLADAYLQFLPSAIRAELHGG is encoded by the exons ATGCTGCTTTTCATGTTGGTCTTGTCTCTTGTGGCTCAAGCCTGCTCAGCATCTCCAACTAcccaacaaccaaacaaaaaagcTGATCAACATCTCAAAAGCATATTCATCCTGGCCGGACAGAGTAACATGGCGGGTCGAGGTGGCGTGGTTAACGACACCACCACAGGCATCGCCACCTGGGACGGTGTCGTGCCGCCAGAGTGCCGCCCCAACCCATCAGTCTTCCGGCTCAATGTGAATCTCACGTGGGTTAAAGCAAGCGAGCCTCTCCATGCCGACATTGATGTGGAGAAGACCAATGGGATTGGACCCGGCATGGCGTTTGCCAAAGCGGTATTGGCCAATCACTCTAGTACCGTTGGTCAGATTGGGTTAGTCCCCTGTGCGATCGGCGGTACTAACATAACCGAGTGGAGACGTGGCTCCTTTCTGTACAACCAGATGATCAGGAGGGCCAAGGCTTCGTTGCAGAATGGTGGTTCGATCAGAGCACTTCTGTGGTATCAGGGCGAGAGCGATACAGCTAGTAGAGAAGACGCTCTGTCTTATAAAAACAGATTGGAAACTTTTTTTGGGGATGTACGTTTGGATCTGCAATCTCCTGATCTCCCAATAATCCAG GTGGCTCTAGCATCTGGGTATGAAGCAACACTGATAGAGATAGTTAGAGAAGCCCAGCTGGGAGTCGACCTTCTAAACGTGAGAACCGTCGACGCCAAAGGCCTGCCACTGGAGCCTGATGGCGTACACCTCACTGCTCCTGCCCAGGTTGAACTTGGGAAAATGTTGGCTGATGCTTATCTTCAGTTCCTGCCCAGCGCCATAA GGGCGGAGCTACATGGAGGCTAG
- the LOC137718413 gene encoding probable carbohydrate esterase At4g34215 isoform X1 — translation MLLFMLVLSLVAQACSASPTTQQPNKKADQHLKSIFILAGQSNMAGRGGVVNDTTTGIATWDGVVPPECRPNPSVFRLNVNLTWVKASEPLHADIDVEKTNGIGPGMAFAKAVLANHSSTVGQIGLVPCAIGGTNITEWRRGSFLYNQMIRRAKASLQNGGSIRALLWYQGESDTASREDALSYKNRLETFFGDVRLDLQSPDLPIIQVALASGYEATLIEIVREAQLGVDLLNVRTVDAKGLPLEPDGVHLTAPAQVELGKMLADAYLQFLPSAISNAPATYPNYVFQFVLYLLLKFLTTS, via the exons ATGCTGCTTTTCATGTTGGTCTTGTCTCTTGTGGCTCAAGCCTGCTCAGCATCTCCAACTAcccaacaaccaaacaaaaaagcTGATCAACATCTCAAAAGCATATTCATCCTGGCCGGACAGAGTAACATGGCGGGTCGAGGTGGCGTGGTTAACGACACCACCACAGGCATCGCCACCTGGGACGGTGTCGTGCCGCCAGAGTGCCGCCCCAACCCATCAGTCTTCCGGCTCAATGTGAATCTCACGTGGGTTAAAGCAAGCGAGCCTCTCCATGCCGACATTGATGTGGAGAAGACCAATGGGATTGGACCCGGCATGGCGTTTGCCAAAGCGGTATTGGCCAATCACTCTAGTACCGTTGGTCAGATTGGGTTAGTCCCCTGTGCGATCGGCGGTACTAACATAACCGAGTGGAGACGTGGCTCCTTTCTGTACAACCAGATGATCAGGAGGGCCAAGGCTTCGTTGCAGAATGGTGGTTCGATCAGAGCACTTCTGTGGTATCAGGGCGAGAGCGATACAGCTAGTAGAGAAGACGCTCTGTCTTATAAAAACAGATTGGAAACTTTTTTTGGGGATGTACGTTTGGATCTGCAATCTCCTGATCTCCCAATAATCCAG GTGGCTCTAGCATCTGGGTATGAAGCAACACTGATAGAGATAGTTAGAGAAGCCCAGCTGGGAGTCGACCTTCTAAACGTGAGAACCGTCGACGCCAAAGGCCTGCCACTGGAGCCTGATGGCGTACACCTCACTGCTCCTGCCCAGGTTGAACTTGGGAAAATGTTGGCTGATGCTTATCTTCAGTTCCTGCCCAGCGCCATAAGTAATGCTCCTGCAACATACCCTAATTATGTTTTCCAATTTGTACTTTATTTGCTACTGAAATTTCTCACCACGAGCTAG